Proteins co-encoded in one Nitratireductor kimnyeongensis genomic window:
- a CDS encoding MarR family winged helix-turn-helix transcriptional regulator, whose product MTSETTTAKVTKGFRDEELRGVEKCIRRIVRANDVHSRALAKQIGLTAPQLIILKAIAALGEVTTTVLSAHVDLSAATVITVLDNLETRLLVERYRSRHDRRVVHTRLTEQGRVLLKRAPEPMGDAFGRRFAALAPERRSQLISALTTIADIMAPKDDLQENTLRR is encoded by the coding sequence ATGACTTCCGAGACGACAACTGCCAAGGTCACCAAAGGGTTCCGCGATGAGGAGTTGCGAGGGGTGGAAAAGTGCATCCGCCGCATCGTTCGGGCCAACGATGTACACTCCAGAGCACTTGCCAAACAGATTGGTCTAACGGCGCCGCAGTTGATCATCCTAAAGGCGATCGCTGCGCTGGGGGAGGTCACAACGACCGTCTTGTCGGCCCATGTCGATCTGAGTGCGGCAACCGTGATCACCGTTCTCGACAATCTCGAAACGCGGCTGCTGGTCGAGCGTTATCGTTCACGCCACGACCGGCGCGTGGTCCACACCCGGCTGACGGAGCAAGGTCGTGTATTGTTAAAGCGCGCGCCCGAGCCGATGGGCGACGCCTTCGGACGGCGATTTGCGGCTCTCGCTCCCGAGCGGCGCAGCCAGCTTATTTCAGCCCTGACGACCATTGCAGACATAATGGCACCGAAAGACGACCTACAGGAAAATACCTTGCGGCGCTGA
- the hemA gene encoding 5-aminolevulinate synthase: protein MNYQRFFSEAIDQLHAERRYRVFADLERIVGAFPRAIWRSGEQAREITVWCSNDYLGMGQHERVISAMQEAAGSMGAGAGGTRNISGTNHPLVELETELADLHGKEAGLVFTSGFISNEASISTIARLLPNCLVLSDELNHASMIEGVRRSGAEKKIFRHNDVGHLESLLKEADHSRAKLIVFESVYSMDGDIAPIEAIADLADKYNAMTYIDEVHAVGMYGARGGGITERDGLAHRIDVIEGTLAKGFGVIGGYITGSSAVIDAVRSYASGFIFTTALPPAIAAAATASIRHLKSSSVERDAQKRQAQQTKDKLLAAGLPVMPSQTHIVPLLVGDPELCKQASDRLLERHGIYIQPINYPTVPRGTERLRITPTPFHHDGLIETLRDALLETWETLGIPFKEADQPQQAKSERVVSLLVPKSGG from the coding sequence ATGAATTACCAGCGTTTTTTCTCAGAAGCGATCGATCAACTTCACGCTGAACGACGCTATCGCGTTTTCGCCGATCTTGAGCGGATTGTCGGCGCGTTTCCGCGCGCGATCTGGCGTTCCGGCGAACAAGCGCGCGAGATCACCGTCTGGTGTTCGAATGACTATCTCGGCATGGGCCAGCATGAACGCGTGATCTCCGCCATGCAGGAGGCTGCAGGCTCGATGGGTGCGGGCGCTGGCGGCACGCGCAACATCTCCGGCACCAACCACCCGCTGGTGGAACTGGAGACAGAGCTGGCGGATCTGCATGGAAAGGAAGCCGGTCTCGTTTTCACATCCGGTTTCATCTCCAATGAAGCTTCCATTTCTACCATTGCCCGTCTCCTGCCCAATTGTCTGGTTCTGTCCGACGAACTGAATCACGCCTCCATGATCGAGGGAGTGCGCAGGTCTGGCGCCGAAAAGAAAATCTTCCGCCACAATGATGTCGGCCACCTCGAAAGCCTCTTGAAGGAGGCCGACCACAGCCGGGCCAAGCTGATCGTTTTTGAATCCGTCTATTCCATGGACGGTGATATCGCGCCCATCGAGGCGATTGCCGATCTGGCCGACAAGTACAATGCCATGACCTACATCGATGAAGTCCATGCCGTCGGCATGTACGGCGCGCGCGGTGGTGGGATCACGGAACGTGACGGACTGGCGCACCGTATCGATGTCATTGAGGGGACGCTTGCCAAGGGTTTTGGTGTGATCGGTGGCTATATCACTGGCTCGAGCGCGGTGATCGATGCAGTGCGCTCCTATGCCTCCGGCTTCATTTTCACAACCGCCCTGCCTCCGGCCATCGCTGCGGCAGCGACCGCGTCGATCCGGCATCTCAAATCCTCGTCAGTGGAGCGAGACGCTCAAAAGCGCCAGGCGCAACAGACCAAAGACAAGCTACTGGCCGCTGGCCTGCCGGTGATGCCGTCGCAGACGCATATCGTTCCGTTGCTTGTCGGCGACCCCGAGCTGTGCAAACAGGCTTCTGACCGTTTGCTTGAAAGGCACGGCATCTATATCCAGCCGATCAATTATCCAACGGTCCCGCGCGGCACGGAGCGGTTGCGCATCACGCCGACGCCTTTTCACCATGACGGGCTGATCGAGACACTGCGTGATGCGCTGCTGGAAACCTGGGAAACGCTTGGCATTCCGTTCAAAGAAGCCGATCAGCCTCAGCAGGCGAAATCCGAGCGTGTGGTCTCGCTTCTCGTACCCAAGTCGGGTGGGTGA
- the mscL gene encoding large conductance mechanosensitive channel protein MscL, whose product MMKEFREFIARGNVMDLAVGVIIGGAFGLIVKSLTDDIIMPLVGAIFGGFDFSNYFVPLSSTVTATTLEAAREQGAVFAYGNFLTVLVNFLILAWIIFLMVKGVNSLRRKEAETPAEPEAPPADVQLLTEIRDLLSKK is encoded by the coding sequence ATGATGAAGGAATTTCGGGAGTTCATTGCACGAGGCAATGTAATGGACCTCGCGGTCGGCGTGATCATCGGCGGCGCGTTCGGTCTCATCGTGAAGTCGTTGACCGACGACATTATCATGCCACTCGTTGGAGCCATCTTTGGCGGCTTCGATTTTTCCAACTATTTCGTTCCGCTTTCTTCCACCGTGACCGCCACCACGCTGGAGGCCGCGCGGGAGCAGGGGGCTGTGTTTGCCTACGGTAATTTTCTCACCGTCCTCGTCAATTTCCTGATCCTGGCATGGATCATTTTCCTCATGGTGAAAGGCGTGAATTCACTGCGCCGGAAGGAAGCCGAAACGCCGGCAGAGCCCGAGGCGCCGCCAGCAGACGTTCAGCTTCTCACGGAAATCCGCGATCTTTTGTCGAAAAAATAG